The Pelagibius sp. CAU 1746 genomic sequence CATCCGCCGCGGCGCCGCCCCGCGAGGCCGCGCAGGCGGTGCGCGCCGCCGCCGGCGCGCTCTGCCCCGACGGCGCCGAGGCGCCGGAGCTGCTGGAAACGCGCCTGCCCGGCTATCTGCTGAGCGAGGTCGAGGAGACGGGGCCGCCGGAGGCCTGGCTGCGGCGCGAGATCCGCCTGGTCAACGGCGCGGCGGACCTGGCGCTGCAGGTGACGGCGCTCAGGCCCGGCGGCGTCCTGCGCCGCCTGGCCATCGAGGCGCGGGTGCTTTCCAGCGACCGCCCGCTGCTGTTGGCCTTGACCGGCGGCGACTGCGTCCTGCAACTGGCGCGCGCGCTCAGCTATCGCGGCGGCACCGCCTCCGAACTGCTGCTGCTGGCGCCCGACCTGACGACCGTCGCCGGGCGCGAACCGCTGGATCCCCCAGTTCCCGAGGCAGTCCCGGAGCCGGTTCCCGCGGCGCCGCCGGGCGCGGGCGCCGGCGGCGGCGTGACCGTCGCCCATGTCGACAGCGGCGTGAACTACCTGCTGCCGCAGATCGCATCGCGCCTGGCCCGCGACGCGGCGGGGCGCAGCCTGGGCTACGACTTCTGGGACCTGGACCCGCGGCCCTTCGACGGCGATACCAGCCGTTCGCCCTTCTTCCCGATCCGCCACGGTACCGAGGTGGCGAGTCAGTTGCTGGCCGAGGCGCCCGCGGCGCGGCTGGCGCCCTTCCGCTATC encodes the following:
- a CDS encoding S8 family serine peptidase, producing MFLAAALLTVLAGPSAAAPPREAAQAVRAAAGALCPDGAEAPELLETRLPGYLLSEVEETGPPEAWLRREIRLVNGAADLALQVTALRPGGVLRRLAIEARVLSSDRPLLLALTGGDCVLQLARALSYRGGTASELLLLAPDLTTVAGREPLDPPVPEAVPEPVPAAPPGAGAGGGVTVAHVDSGVNYLLPQIASRLARDAAGRSLGYDFWDLDPRPFDGDTSRSPFFPIRHGTEVASQLLAEAPAARLAPFRYPRPDMSRMSDVVAAAAEAGAAVVMLPLGSTKQADWLAFEAAARAHPRLLFVASAGNDGRDIDARDARGGGAGGRPLYPASLSLDNMIVVTSSDATGLPAPGSNWGAVSVDLLVPAEHRRVTGFDGQPAEGSGSSFAVPRVAALAARLKAAHPDWQAAELKRAIFARAVAPPVEGAVAVGWIPDPAD